The proteins below come from a single Gordonia pseudamarae genomic window:
- a CDS encoding thiolase domain-containing protein gives MSKNRAAILGTGQTTYVAKRHDVTMSGMVREAIDAALTDARTSIDDIDAIVIGKAPDLFEGVMMPELFMAESIGAVGKRLIRVHTAGSVGGSTANVAASLISSGIHRRVVAVSWEKQSESNAMWALSLPVPFTKPVGAGAGGFFAPHVRAYIRRSGAPMDTGAIVATKDRRNGALNPLAHLHQPDITVDKVMSSQMLWDPIRYDETCPSSDGACAVVIGDEQAADDAVAEGNPVAWVHATAMRTEPLFFAHRNVVNPQASRDAAAALWKAGGISNPIEEIDAAEIYVPFSWFEPMWLESLGFAAEGEGWKLTQAGDTAIGGTLPVNASGGVLSSNPIGASGMIRFAEAAIQVTGKGGAHQVDGARKALGHAYGGGSQYFSMWLVGADKPSH, from the coding sequence ATGAGCAAGAACAGGGCCGCGATCCTCGGCACCGGACAAACCACATACGTCGCCAAACGGCACGACGTCACCATGTCGGGCATGGTCCGCGAAGCCATCGACGCCGCCCTCACCGACGCGCGCACATCCATCGACGACATCGACGCCATCGTCATCGGCAAGGCACCCGACCTCTTCGAAGGCGTGATGATGCCGGAACTGTTCATGGCCGAATCGATCGGCGCCGTGGGCAAACGGCTGATCCGTGTACACACCGCCGGCTCGGTCGGCGGATCCACCGCGAACGTCGCCGCGTCCCTGATCTCCTCGGGCATACACCGCCGAGTGGTCGCGGTGTCGTGGGAAAAGCAATCCGAATCGAACGCGATGTGGGCGCTGTCGCTGCCGGTGCCGTTCACCAAGCCGGTCGGCGCAGGCGCCGGCGGATTCTTCGCACCGCATGTCCGCGCGTACATCCGGCGTTCCGGTGCGCCGATGGACACCGGCGCTATCGTCGCCACCAAGGACCGTCGCAACGGGGCGCTCAATCCGCTCGCCCACCTGCATCAGCCCGACATCACCGTCGACAAGGTGATGAGTTCGCAGATGCTGTGGGACCCGATCCGCTACGACGAGACCTGCCCGTCGTCCGACGGCGCGTGCGCGGTCGTGATCGGCGACGAACAGGCCGCCGATGATGCTGTGGCGGAAGGTAATCCGGTGGCCTGGGTCCATGCCACGGCGATGCGCACCGAACCGCTGTTCTTCGCACACCGCAACGTGGTGAATCCACAGGCCAGCCGGGACGCGGCGGCCGCACTGTGGAAGGCGGGCGGGATCAGCAACCCGATCGAGGAGATCGACGCCGCCGAGATCTACGTACCGTTCTCGTGGTTCGAGCCGATGTGGCTCGAAAGCCTCGGCTTCGCCGCCGAGGGCGAGGGATGGAAACTCACCCAGGCCGGCGACACGGCGATCGGCGGCACACTGCCCGTCAACGCCTCCGGTGGGGTGTTGTCGTCGAATCCGATCGGCGCGTCGGGAATGATCAGGTTCGCCGAGGCCGCGATCCAGGTGACGGGCAAAGGCGGTGCCCACCAGGTCGACGGTGCCCGCAAAGCGCTGGGCCACGCGTACGGCGGCGGTTCACAATACTTCTCGATGTGGCTCGTGGGGGCGGACAAGCCTTCGCACTGA
- a CDS encoding thiolase domain-containing protein, producing the protein MTFPRIAVVGFAHSPNVAATHGTTNGVEMLRPCFDKLYAQLGITRTDIEFWCSGSSDYLAGRAFSFISAVDSIGAMPPINESHVEMDAAWALYEAWIKIATGEVELALAYGFGKSSAGDADRILTLQTDPYTVAPLWPDARALGALQARAGIDSGAWTEADMAAVAARTFGGDTDDLLAADYVADPLRAHDIAPYADAAGAVILASERRARELVANPAFITGWDHRIDSPNFGARDLTISPSTSLAGDTAFGDTSRAVDVAEIHASFTHQELIVNNALRLPDSVRINPSGGSLAGNALFSAGLQRIGYAAHEILTGNAGTAVAHASSGPLLQQNMVVTLAGESNR; encoded by the coding sequence GTGACCTTCCCCCGCATCGCGGTCGTCGGGTTCGCCCACAGCCCGAACGTCGCCGCCACCCACGGCACCACCAACGGTGTCGAGATGCTGCGCCCCTGCTTCGACAAGCTGTACGCGCAACTCGGCATCACCCGCACCGACATCGAATTCTGGTGCAGCGGATCATCGGATTACCTGGCCGGCCGGGCATTCTCGTTCATCTCCGCAGTCGACTCGATCGGTGCGATGCCGCCGATCAACGAATCACACGTCGAGATGGACGCCGCCTGGGCGCTGTACGAGGCATGGATCAAGATCGCCACCGGCGAGGTGGAACTGGCCCTGGCGTACGGGTTCGGAAAATCCTCGGCCGGCGACGCCGACCGCATCCTCACCCTGCAAACCGACCCGTACACGGTGGCACCGCTATGGCCCGACGCCCGCGCGCTGGGAGCACTACAGGCCCGCGCCGGCATCGACTCCGGCGCCTGGACCGAGGCCGACATGGCTGCCGTCGCCGCCCGCACCTTCGGCGGCGACACCGACGACCTGCTCGCCGCCGACTACGTGGCCGATCCGCTTCGCGCACACGACATCGCCCCCTACGCCGACGCGGCCGGCGCGGTGATCCTCGCCTCCGAGCGCCGGGCCCGCGAACTGGTGGCCAACCCGGCGTTCATCACCGGCTGGGATCATCGCATCGACTCCCCCAACTTCGGTGCGCGCGACCTGACCATCTCGCCGTCGACCTCGCTGGCCGGCGACACCGCGTTCGGCGACACATCACGCGCCGTCGACGTGGCCGAGATCCACGCATCGTTCACCCATCAGGAACTGATCGTCAACAACGCTCTGCGTCTGCCCGACTCGGTGCGGATCAACCCGTCCGGCGGATCATTGGCCGGGAACGCGCTGTTCTCGGCCGGCCTGCAACGAATCGGATACGCCGCACACGAAATCCTGACCGGCAACGCCGGCACCGCAGTCGCGCACGCATCGAGCGGGCCACTGCTGCAACAGAACATGGTGGTCACACTGGCCGGGGAGAGCAACCGATGA
- a CDS encoding Zn-ribbon domain-containing OB-fold protein: MSISTPAGAVTDDPVTPDPVAPVPDPKTEILSAPLRNSFDYTRSLGPVLSRFALALRDGHILGSRSADGRVFVPPTEFDPATGAASTDLVEVAPTGTVTTWTWQAEPTAGQPLSEPFAWALITLDGADTALLHAVACEPGQISTGARVHAVFRAARTGRIDDISHFQLGSPAGRAPAGPLGPAEPDHPQVIITTRIESNIDHCATAWESDYLRALKAGKLIGSRIGSGIDAGRVYFPPRGESPADGAPAVERVELPDTGIVTTFCIVNVPFTGQRIKPPYVAAYVLIDGTDIPVLHLILDCPADEVRMGMRVRAVWVPEDRRELSMGSISHFTPTGEPDADYQSYRDHV, encoded by the coding sequence GTGAGCATCAGCACCCCGGCGGGAGCCGTGACGGACGACCCGGTGACCCCCGACCCGGTCGCACCGGTCCCGGACCCCAAGACCGAGATCCTTTCCGCACCACTGCGTAACTCGTTCGACTACACCCGATCACTCGGTCCGGTGCTGAGCCGGTTCGCGCTGGCGCTGCGCGACGGCCACATCCTCGGCAGCCGGTCCGCCGACGGCCGGGTGTTCGTTCCGCCCACCGAGTTCGATCCGGCCACCGGCGCGGCGAGCACCGATCTGGTGGAGGTGGCCCCCACCGGCACCGTCACCACTTGGACCTGGCAGGCAGAGCCCACAGCGGGACAACCGCTTTCCGAACCGTTCGCGTGGGCACTGATCACCCTCGACGGCGCCGATACTGCCCTGCTCCACGCCGTGGCCTGCGAGCCGGGACAGATCAGTACCGGCGCAAGGGTTCACGCGGTGTTCCGGGCCGCCCGAACCGGACGAATCGACGACATCAGCCACTTCCAGCTCGGCAGTCCTGCTGGTCGGGCCCCGGCCGGCCCCCTCGGGCCGGCCGAACCCGACCATCCGCAGGTGATCATCACCACCCGGATCGAATCGAATATCGACCACTGCGCCACAGCATGGGAATCGGACTACCTGCGCGCGCTCAAGGCGGGCAAGCTCATCGGCTCGCGGATCGGGTCGGGAATCGACGCCGGGCGTGTCTACTTCCCGCCACGCGGAGAAAGTCCCGCCGACGGCGCACCCGCCGTCGAGAGAGTGGAGCTGCCCGACACCGGCATCGTCACCACCTTCTGCATCGTCAACGTGCCGTTCACCGGCCAACGCATCAAGCCGCCCTACGTGGCCGCGTACGTACTCATCGACGGCACCGACATTCCCGTGCTGCACCTGATCCTCGACTGCCCCGCCGACGAGGTCCGCATGGGCATGCGTGTGCGTGCGGTCTGGGTGCCCGAAGACCGGCGCGAGCTGTCGATGGGCAGCATCAGCCACTTCACACCCACCGGCGAACCCGACGCCGACTACCAGTCCTACCGCGACCACGTCTAG
- a CDS encoding Rieske 2Fe-2S domain-containing protein — MTVTPAPAATGPQREYREIDTGTPPTRFARGWHCLGLVDEFTDGKPHSIEIFGTKLVVWADDEGQVNVLDAYCRHMGGDLSQGEIRDGNVACPFHGWKWKGNGRCAGVPYAKRSPKLAKTRTWQTMIRNGQVFVYNDPEGNPAPDDVSIPELTEVGSDTWTGWTWNRMVIEGSNCREIIDNVVDMAHFFYVHFALPDYFKNVFEGETAAQYMRSHGRPDVDLGGSNYVDSKLESIAAYYGPSYMLNPMVQYYGGFAIETILTNCHYPRDANSFVLMFGVMAKIPDGLTTAQAEKMVGKITKGIEVGFLQDVEIWKNKTRIENPLLVEEDGPVYQLRRWYEQFYVDKADVTDDMTQRFEYEIDTSKAVENWNIEVQENLRRKQEEEARSEAEEVGAGTTSG; from the coding sequence ATGACCGTAACGCCAGCCCCCGCCGCCACCGGCCCCCAGCGCGAGTATCGGGAAATCGACACCGGAACACCACCGACCCGCTTTGCCCGCGGCTGGCATTGCCTCGGACTTGTCGACGAATTCACCGACGGTAAACCGCACTCGATAGAGATCTTCGGCACCAAACTTGTGGTGTGGGCCGACGACGAAGGACAGGTCAATGTCCTGGACGCGTATTGCAGACATATGGGCGGCGACCTGTCGCAGGGCGAGATCCGCGACGGCAACGTGGCCTGCCCGTTCCACGGCTGGAAGTGGAAAGGCAATGGCCGCTGCGCCGGCGTGCCGTACGCCAAGCGCAGCCCCAAGCTCGCCAAGACCCGCACCTGGCAGACGATGATCCGCAACGGTCAGGTATTCGTCTACAACGATCCCGAGGGCAACCCCGCTCCGGACGATGTCAGCATCCCCGAACTTACCGAGGTCGGGTCGGACACGTGGACCGGATGGACGTGGAACCGCATGGTGATCGAGGGCTCCAACTGCCGCGAGATCATCGACAACGTGGTCGACATGGCGCACTTCTTCTACGTGCACTTCGCCCTGCCGGACTACTTCAAGAACGTCTTCGAGGGCGAGACCGCCGCGCAGTACATGCGCTCGCATGGCCGGCCCGACGTCGACCTGGGCGGCAGCAACTACGTTGACAGCAAACTCGAATCGATCGCCGCGTATTACGGACCGTCGTACATGCTCAACCCGATGGTGCAGTACTACGGCGGCTTCGCGATCGAGACCATCCTCACCAACTGCCATTACCCCCGCGACGCCAATTCCTTCGTGCTGATGTTCGGCGTCATGGCCAAGATCCCCGACGGCCTGACCACCGCCCAGGCCGAGAAGATGGTCGGAAAAATCACCAAGGGCATCGAGGTGGGCTTCCTGCAGGACGTGGAGATCTGGAAGAACAAGACCCGCATCGAAAACCCGCTCCTGGTGGAGGAGGACGGCCCCGTCTACCAGCTGCGCCGCTGGTACGAGCAGTTCTATGTGGACAAGGCCGACGTCACCGACGACATGACACAACGCTTCGAATACGAGATCGACACCTCCAAGGCCGTCGAGAACTGGAACATCGAGGTACAGGAGAACCTGCGGCGCAAGCAGGAGGAAGAGGCACGGAGCGAGGCCGAAGAGGTCGGCGCCGGAACCACATCCGGGTAG
- the hsaA gene encoding 3-hydroxy-9,10-secoandrosta-1,3,5(10)-triene-9,17-dione monooxygenase oxygenase subunit, which produces MPAGRSQVGSGYGDAGVRGADAQRVLDNISALLPEIEQRAARTEELRRMPEETVRDLDEAGFFKLMQPEQWGGYQVDPVSFYEAVRRLASACGSTGWVAGIIGIHNWHLGLFDQRAQEDVWGADPSVRISSSYAPMGMGEVVEGGYKVNGNWAFSSGCDIADWAFVGGPVIKDGRPVDFVSYLIPRSDYTIKDVWHVVGLKGTGSNTLEVKDVFVPRHRVLSMRTMANYQSPGLERNTAPVYKMPWGTIHPSTISTPVVGMAYGAYNAHVEHQGKRVRAAYAGEKSKDDPFAKVRIAAAASDIDAAWRQLSGNLQSEYDLILAGEEIPMELRLAARRDQVRATARAVASIDLLFENSGGGALNLDSPIQRFWRDAHGGRVHAANDPERAYTAFGNGEFGIPIGDSMV; this is translated from the coding sequence ATGCCAGCAGGCCGTTCACAGGTAGGCAGCGGATACGGGGACGCGGGGGTCCGTGGCGCCGATGCGCAGCGCGTTCTCGACAACATCAGCGCGTTGCTCCCGGAGATCGAACAGCGCGCCGCGCGTACCGAGGAACTGCGCCGGATGCCCGAGGAGACGGTGCGCGACCTCGATGAGGCGGGCTTCTTCAAGCTGATGCAGCCCGAGCAATGGGGCGGCTACCAGGTCGATCCGGTCAGCTTCTACGAGGCCGTGCGGCGGCTGGCGAGCGCCTGCGGTTCCACCGGCTGGGTCGCCGGCATCATCGGCATCCACAACTGGCATCTGGGTCTGTTCGACCAGCGGGCGCAGGAGGACGTGTGGGGGGCCGACCCGTCGGTGCGCATCTCCTCCTCGTACGCCCCGATGGGCATGGGTGAGGTCGTCGAGGGCGGGTACAAGGTCAACGGCAACTGGGCGTTCTCCTCCGGCTGCGACATCGCCGACTGGGCGTTCGTCGGCGGCCCGGTGATCAAGGACGGTCGTCCGGTCGACTTCGTGAGCTACCTGATCCCGCGGTCGGACTACACCATCAAGGATGTCTGGCATGTGGTGGGTCTCAAGGGCACCGGCTCCAACACGCTCGAGGTCAAGGATGTGTTCGTACCCCGCCACCGCGTGCTGAGTATGCGCACGATGGCCAATTATCAGAGCCCCGGTCTTGAGCGCAATACCGCGCCGGTCTACAAGATGCCTTGGGGCACCATCCATCCCAGCACCATCTCGACGCCCGTCGTCGGCATGGCCTACGGCGCCTACAACGCGCACGTCGAGCATCAGGGCAAGCGGGTGCGCGCCGCGTACGCCGGTGAGAAGAGCAAGGACGATCCGTTCGCCAAAGTCCGGATCGCGGCGGCCGCCAGCGACATCGATGCCGCCTGGCGTCAGTTGTCCGGCAACCTGCAGTCCGAATACGACCTGATCCTCGCCGGGGAGGAGATCCCGATGGAGTTGCGGCTCGCGGCCCGTCGCGACCAGGTGCGTGCCACCGCCCGGGCCGTCGCGTCCATCGATCTGCTGTTCGAGAACTCCGGTGGCGGCGCCCTCAACCTGGATTCGCCCATCCAGCGGTTCTGGCGCGACGCTCACGGCGGTCGCGTGCACGCCGCCAACGATCCCGAACGCGCCTACACCGCATTCGGCAACGGTGAGTTCGGCATCCCCATCGGCGACTCGATGGTGTAG
- the hsaC gene encoding iron-dependent extradiol dioxygenase HsaC — MTVDGPIRSLGYMRIEATDIAAWRDYGLKILGMVEGKGTNPDNLYLRMDDFPARLVIVPSDRDHLGSAGWECANAAALQDVRDRLSAAGVIFREGKDEELAERCVVEMIVFDDPAGNTQEVFHGVALQHRRIVSPYGHRFVTGEQGLGHVVLTCPDDKATLEFFRDVLGFRLRDSMRLPGELAGREPGSSVWLRFLGCNPRHHSLAFLPLPNPTGIVHLMVEVENSDDVGLALDRALRKKVPMSASLGRHVNDKMLSFYMKTPGGFDVEFGCEGMTVEDGDWVARESTAASLWGHDFTIGYKG, encoded by the coding sequence ATGACCGTAGATGGCCCGATCCGCTCACTGGGGTACATGCGTATCGAGGCGACCGATATCGCCGCCTGGCGCGACTACGGCCTCAAGATCCTCGGCATGGTCGAGGGCAAAGGCACCAACCCCGACAACCTCTATCTGCGGATGGACGACTTTCCGGCCCGGCTGGTGATCGTCCCGTCCGACCGCGACCACCTGGGCAGTGCCGGCTGGGAATGCGCCAACGCCGCCGCGCTGCAGGACGTCCGGGACAGGTTGTCGGCGGCCGGGGTCATCTTCCGGGAGGGCAAGGACGAGGAACTCGCCGAACGCTGTGTCGTCGAGATGATCGTCTTCGACGATCCCGCGGGTAACACCCAGGAGGTGTTCCACGGTGTGGCGCTGCAACACCGGCGGATCGTCAGTCCGTACGGGCACCGGTTCGTGACCGGCGAACAGGGCCTCGGCCATGTGGTGCTCACCTGCCCCGACGACAAGGCGACGCTCGAGTTCTTCCGCGACGTCCTTGGCTTCCGGCTTCGTGACTCGATGCGGCTGCCGGGTGAACTCGCCGGCCGCGAACCCGGCAGTTCAGTGTGGCTGCGGTTCCTCGGCTGCAATCCGCGACATCATTCGCTGGCGTTCCTTCCGCTGCCGAACCCCACCGGCATCGTGCACCTGATGGTGGAGGTCGAGAACTCCGATGACGTCGGTCTGGCGCTCGACCGCGCGCTACGCAAGAAGGTGCCGATGTCGGCCTCGCTCGGCCGGCACGTCAACGACAAGATGCTCTCGTTCTACATGAAGACCCCTGGTGGATTCGATGTCGAATTCGGTTGCGAGGGAATGACCGTGGAGGACGGCGACTGGGTGGCGCGGGAGTCGACGGCGGCCAGCCTGTGGGGTCATGACTTCACCATCGGATACAAGGGCTGA
- the hsaB gene encoding 3-hydroxy-9,10-secoandrosta-1,3,5(10)-triene-9,17-dione monooxygenase reductase subunit has product MSQSPYGTTEFTSRQFRTAMGQFCTGVTVISTTDGDSNPVGFACQSFAALSLDPPLVLFCPMKTSRSWKVIEQTGRFVVNVLANRQQEVSATFGAPGGDKFASITWDRSPAGLPVIRHSLTWVECDVERVEDGGDHHIVIGRAIVLGDLLQDKPLLFYRGGYLSTEHPRVHPVEAELEDFLTWNGTDTWL; this is encoded by the coding sequence GTGAGTCAATCACCCTACGGCACCACGGAGTTCACGTCCCGGCAGTTCCGCACCGCGATGGGACAGTTCTGCACGGGCGTGACCGTCATCTCCACGACCGACGGCGATAGCAACCCGGTCGGTTTCGCCTGCCAGTCGTTCGCCGCGTTGTCTCTGGACCCGCCGCTGGTGCTGTTCTGTCCGATGAAGACCTCCCGCAGTTGGAAGGTGATCGAGCAGACCGGCAGATTCGTGGTCAATGTCCTGGCCAACCGGCAACAGGAGGTCAGTGCCACGTTCGGTGCCCCGGGCGGCGACAAGTTCGCCTCGATCACCTGGGACCGGTCACCGGCCGGGCTGCCGGTGATCCGGCACAGCCTGACCTGGGTGGAATGTGACGTGGAGCGGGTGGAGGACGGCGGCGACCATCACATCGTCATCGGCCGTGCCATCGTGCTCGGCGACCTGTTGCAGGACAAGCCGCTTCTGTTCTACCGCGGCGGCTACCTGTCCACCGAACACCCCCGCGTCCATCCGGTCGAGGCCGAACTCGAGGATTTTCTCACCTGGAACGGCACCGACACCTGGCTGTAA
- a CDS encoding SDR family oxidoreductase, with amino-acid sequence MTGLLAGKVVVVSGVGPGLGRAICTRMARAGAAVVLAARTESRLTEIAADIGADALVVPTDITDAAAVDNLRERVIERFGRADVLINNAFALPSMKPLARTDFDQITESLNLTVLGTLRVIKAFTEPLAEASGAIVNINSMVIRHSEPRYGSYKLAKSALLAMSQTLATELGDRGIRINSVAPGYIWDDQLKWYFGQVADKYGITPEQVYEQTAARSDLKRLPEPDEIADAVVFLASPMARAVTGHTLDVNCGEYHG; translated from the coding sequence ATGACCGGGTTGCTGGCGGGCAAGGTGGTGGTGGTCTCGGGTGTCGGCCCCGGCCTGGGCCGGGCGATCTGCACGCGGATGGCCCGGGCGGGGGCCGCGGTCGTGCTGGCCGCCCGCACCGAATCGCGCCTGACCGAGATCGCCGCCGACATCGGGGCTGACGCCCTGGTGGTGCCCACCGACATCACCGACGCCGCCGCCGTCGACAACCTCCGTGAGCGTGTCATCGAACGGTTCGGCAGGGCCGACGTTCTGATCAACAACGCTTTCGCCCTCCCGTCGATGAAACCGCTGGCCCGCACCGACTTCGACCAGATCACCGAGAGCCTGAACCTGACGGTGCTCGGCACCCTTCGCGTCATCAAGGCATTCACCGAGCCGCTCGCCGAGGCCTCCGGCGCGATCGTCAACATCAACTCGATGGTCATCCGGCATTCTGAACCTCGTTATGGCAGTTATAAACTCGCCAAGTCTGCGCTGCTGGCGATGTCGCAGACGCTGGCCACCGAACTCGGGGACCGCGGTATCCGGATCAACTCGGTCGCCCCCGGCTACATCTGGGACGACCAGCTCAAGTGGTACTTCGGCCAGGTCGCCGACAAGTACGGGATCACCCCCGAGCAGGTGTATGAGCAGACCGCGGCCCGCTCCGATCTCAAACGGCTTCCCGAACCTGACGAGATCGCCGACGCCGTCGTATTCCTGGCCTCCCCGATGGCCCGTGCGGTAACCGGTCACACCCTCGATGTGAACTGCGGTGAATACCATGGCTGA
- a CDS encoding sulfotransferase family protein, with product MADHPSAHTTTVGTLDDLHAAATRATGLTDFGEDSYLEPLRILLDSYAREAHLTPTGSKTARVFLKGALIARLLSEAAWQTDPGYADVRIERPVFVTGLPRTGTTALHRLLTADPAHQGLEMWLTQWPQPRPPRESWAANPVFAQLQASFAKHHIDDPEFMGLHYMAADEVEECWQLLRQSVMSVSYECLSYLPSYSRWLAGADWTPAYIRHRKNLQLIGSNDPDRRWVLKNPSHLFALDAMLEVYPDALVIQTHRAPETIIASACSLAEHATRGWSDTFTGATLGRAQLELWSRGLREFTESRARHDPARFLDIDFADLRRDPMGTVERVYAALGTPMSDAARAGVIALDTESATGARAPRHTYSLADYGLDEAEVSRVFGA from the coding sequence ATGGCTGATCATCCGTCGGCGCATACGACGACAGTCGGCACGCTCGACGATCTGCACGCCGCGGCAACCAGGGCCACCGGGCTGACCGACTTCGGCGAGGACAGCTATCTCGAGCCGCTCCGGATTCTGCTCGATTCGTATGCGCGAGAGGCACACCTGACGCCGACGGGCAGCAAGACGGCGCGCGTGTTTCTCAAGGGCGCACTCATCGCCCGGCTGCTGAGCGAGGCCGCGTGGCAGACCGACCCGGGGTACGCCGATGTGCGTATCGAACGCCCGGTATTCGTGACCGGCCTGCCGCGCACGGGCACCACCGCCCTGCACCGGTTGCTCACCGCCGACCCCGCTCATCAGGGCCTGGAGATGTGGCTGACGCAATGGCCACAACCGCGACCGCCGCGCGAGAGCTGGGCGGCAAATCCGGTGTTCGCCCAGCTCCAGGCATCGTTCGCCAAGCACCACATCGACGATCCCGAGTTCATGGGGTTGCACTACATGGCCGCCGACGAGGTGGAGGAATGCTGGCAGCTGCTGCGGCAGAGTGTCATGTCGGTCTCGTATGAATGCCTGTCGTACCTGCCGTCGTACTCGCGGTGGCTGGCCGGCGCGGACTGGACGCCCGCCTATATCCGCCATCGCAAGAATCTGCAGCTCATCGGCTCCAACGACCCGGACCGCAGATGGGTGCTCAAGAACCCGAGCCACCTGTTCGCTCTCGACGCCATGCTCGAGGTGTACCCCGACGCGTTGGTGATCCAGACGCACCGCGCCCCGGAAACCATCATCGCCTCCGCGTGCAGCCTCGCCGAACACGCCACCCGTGGCTGGTCGGACACCTTCACCGGCGCGACCCTGGGGCGCGCACAACTCGAGCTGTGGTCGCGTGGCCTGCGGGAATTCACCGAATCCCGTGCCCGGCACGACCCGGCCCGGTTCCTCGACATCGACTTCGCCGACCTGCGGCGCGACCCGATGGGCACCGTCGAACGCGTCTACGCCGCGCTCGGCACCCCGATGTCCGACGCGGCGCGGGCCGGGGTGATCGCCCTCGACACGGAGAGCGCGACAGGTGCCCGCGCACCGCGCCACACCTACTCGCTCGCCGACTACGGCCTGGACGAGGCCGAGGTCAGCCGCGTATTCGGTGCCTGA
- a CDS encoding class I adenylate-forming enzyme family protein — MQLPELGFRPTIGAALARAATGFGDVDYVVTDRDRITYAQAEHRSALLARQLLAHGVGKGTRVGLFYPNGVEWVLWWLAASRIGALVVPFSTLYAPGELAKGLRLGDIHLLIAPERAVTVDVAAFLEEALPGLAAHTGTEVAVPAAPYLRRIWITGGTDRSWARPVDIDEPANDVVQQEILAAVEAQVCPADPAVMIHTSGSTADPKGVVHSHGVLMRQSVFLQDTMNGFTPAGLPTRYLSAMPFFWIGGILHVTGSLHSPLTILTLARTEPGAALELIERERGTGIAGWPTLTQRMRAHPDFTTRDLTTCPSIVDQPADLSLVAVPGTVPRHRSLTESGGGFLTTEVLVVDADGTPVPAGDEGELWIRGPGIMLGYNKREAWEVFDADGWFHTGDRVFVLDGEPGVFYVGRSTELIKTSGANVSPKEVESVLDQHPAVQSSLVVGVGDDERGQEVVAVVVPSDPATFDADLVAADIRRDLSTYKVPRRWVVADADDLPLLTSGKPDRRELTRRIEAGVLAGRH, encoded by the coding sequence ATGCAGCTGCCTGAGTTGGGGTTCCGTCCGACCATCGGCGCGGCGCTGGCCCGTGCGGCCACCGGGTTCGGCGACGTCGACTATGTCGTGACCGATCGCGACCGGATCACGTATGCGCAGGCAGAACACCGTTCGGCGCTGCTCGCCCGACAACTGCTCGCCCACGGCGTGGGCAAGGGAACTCGCGTCGGATTGTTCTACCCCAACGGCGTCGAGTGGGTGCTCTGGTGGCTGGCGGCGAGCCGGATCGGTGCGCTGGTCGTCCCGTTCAGCACTCTGTACGCCCCCGGGGAGCTGGCCAAAGGTCTGCGACTGGGCGACATCCACCTGTTGATCGCGCCCGAGCGCGCGGTCACGGTCGACGTCGCGGCATTCCTGGAGGAAGCGCTACCCGGTCTCGCGGCGCACACCGGTACCGAGGTCGCCGTACCGGCGGCTCCCTACTTGCGGCGGATCTGGATCACCGGTGGCACCGACCGCTCGTGGGCCCGCCCGGTCGACATCGACGAACCGGCAAACGATGTTGTGCAGCAGGAGATTCTGGCAGCGGTCGAGGCGCAGGTGTGCCCGGCCGATCCGGCCGTGATGATCCATACCTCGGGCTCCACCGCCGATCCCAAGGGAGTCGTCCACTCCCACGGGGTACTCATGCGGCAATCGGTGTTCTTGCAGGACACCATGAATGGATTCACCCCGGCGGGCCTGCCCACCCGGTATCTGTCGGCGATGCCGTTCTTCTGGATCGGCGGGATCCTGCACGTCACGGGCTCGCTGCACAGCCCGCTCACCATTCTCACCCTCGCCCGCACCGAACCCGGTGCCGCACTCGAACTCATCGAACGCGAACGTGGGACCGGTATCGCCGGCTGGCCGACGCTCACCCAGCGGATGCGCGCCCACCCCGATTTCACCACCCGGGATCTGACGACCTGCCCCAGCATCGTCGACCAACCGGCAGATCTGTCGCTGGTCGCGGTGCCCGGCACCGTACCGCGCCACCGCAGTCTCACCGAGAGCGGCGGCGGCTTCCTGACAACCGAGGTACTGGTGGTCGACGCCGACGGCACCCCCGTTCCCGCAGGTGACGAGGGTGAGCTCTGGATCCGCGGACCCGGCATCATGCTGGGCTACAACAAGCGCGAGGCGTGGGAGGTTTTCGACGCCGACGGTTGGTTCCATACCGGTGACCGGGTATTCGTCCTCGACGGCGAACCCGGGGTCTTCTACGTGGGCCGTTCCACCGAGCTGATCAAGACCTCCGGCGCCAATGTCTCGCCCAAGGAGGTCGAGTCGGTTCTCGACCAGCACCCGGCGGTGCAATCGAGCCTGGTTGTGGGCGTCGGGGACGACGAGCGCGGCCAGGAAGTGGTGGCCGTGGTGGTGCCGTCGGACCCGGCGACATTCGACGCAGATCTGGTGGCCGCCGACATTCGCCGGGATCTGTCGACCTACAAGGTTCCGCGGCGATGGGTGGTCGCGGACGCGGACG